One segment of Polyangiaceae bacterium DNA contains the following:
- a CDS encoding GGDEF domain-containing protein translates to MQSPRMPEQVPKAITFAGLGALLSLGAPLGLLLVRSIVSSAVPTLDFVGAQIESDRVTFVYLTLSTLIVFVILGWTLGAREDALAKTSITDPLTRLHNRRHIHARLAEEWARATRHHTPFSVLLIDVDHLKEINDRGGHEAGDRALVCVGETLRVACRATDLPARYGGDEFVVLLPSTTGMQAMGLCDRIRETLLQCECDLPIPLTVSIGIADLSSAASSPDELFEAADAALYSAKRAGRDRAVLATAPFANASKE, encoded by the coding sequence ATGCAAAGCCCTCGGATGCCTGAACAAGTGCCCAAGGCCATCACGTTCGCTGGCCTCGGTGCGCTCCTTTCCCTCGGCGCGCCACTTGGCCTGCTGCTCGTGCGGAGCATCGTTTCGAGTGCCGTACCGACGCTGGACTTCGTTGGAGCTCAAATCGAATCCGATCGCGTGACGTTCGTTTACCTCACGCTCTCGACGCTGATCGTGTTCGTCATCCTTGGATGGACCCTCGGCGCTCGCGAGGATGCGCTCGCCAAAACGTCGATCACCGATCCGCTCACGCGTCTTCACAATCGCCGTCACATTCACGCGCGGCTCGCAGAAGAATGGGCGCGTGCGACGCGCCATCACACGCCTTTTTCCGTGCTCTTGATCGACGTCGATCACTTGAAGGAGATCAACGACCGAGGCGGACACGAAGCGGGCGATCGCGCGCTCGTTTGCGTGGGGGAAACACTCCGTGTCGCGTGTCGAGCCACCGACTTGCCCGCAAGGTACGGAGGTGACGAGTTTGTCGTGTTGCTACCCTCGACGACCGGCATGCAAGCGATGGGACTGTGCGATCGTATTCGTGAAACGTTGCTCCAATGTGAGTGCGATCTGCCGATTCCGCTCACGGTGTCGATAGGCATCGCCGACCTGAGCTCTGCGGCATCGTCGCCGGACGAGCTCTTCGAGGCGGCAGATGCGGCGCTCTACTCCGCGAAACGGGCTGGACGTGATCGCGCCGTGCTTGCGACCGCGCCTTTTGCAAATGCATCCAAGGAGTGA
- a CDS encoding universal stress protein — protein sequence MHRILVGLDASPRAQGVLDAALDLAKRTGSKLILVRAVGIPIEIPAEAYALPPASLEGLLREQAQKYIDLEEKKVPEELRGGAKVAVGTPWQAICDLAKAENVDLIMVGSHGYQGLDRLIGTTAAKIVNHADRSVLVVRDAQRLTS from the coding sequence ATGCACCGAATTCTGGTTGGTCTCGATGCTTCACCGCGAGCGCAGGGGGTCCTCGATGCCGCGCTCGACTTGGCAAAGCGCACGGGTAGCAAGTTGATTTTGGTGCGCGCTGTCGGCATCCCGATCGAGATTCCCGCGGAGGCTTACGCATTGCCGCCCGCATCGCTCGAGGGGCTACTTCGTGAACAAGCGCAGAAGTACATCGATCTCGAAGAAAAGAAGGTGCCCGAGGAGCTGCGTGGCGGAGCGAAGGTAGCTGTCGGCACGCCGTGGCAAGCGATCTGCGATCTGGCGAAAGCAGAAAACGTCGACCTCATCATGGTCGGATCACATGGGTATCAGGGCCTCGATCGCTTGATTGGTACGACGGCCGCGAAGATCGTCAACCACGCGGATCGATCCGTGCTCGTCGTGCGCGACGCACAAAGGCTGACGTCGTAG
- a CDS encoding polymer-forming cytoskeletal protein translates to MEPNSPQEEQAQRSDASANRAAHRPTEINALLGRGTRFEGKLFFEGRVRVDGQFKGEIRGDDVLVIGDGANVAGDILVGACIVTGGEVSANIRARNAIELYAPARVTGALHAPAIFIDRGVLFDGTCKMAPLDEVDVRTTAAPAPPSTPAPPTPASPAPPTGRE, encoded by the coding sequence ATGGAGCCCAATTCGCCACAAGAAGAGCAAGCTCAGCGCTCCGACGCGTCAGCGAACCGAGCGGCGCACCGGCCCACCGAGATCAATGCCCTCTTGGGCCGAGGAACTCGCTTCGAGGGCAAGCTGTTTTTCGAAGGCCGCGTGCGCGTCGATGGCCAGTTCAAAGGCGAAATTCGCGGCGATGATGTACTCGTCATTGGCGATGGAGCTAACGTCGCCGGTGATATTCTCGTGGGAGCTTGCATTGTCACGGGTGGCGAAGTTTCCGCCAACATTCGAGCGCGCAACGCGATCGAGCTATACGCACCTGCTCGCGTCACGGGAGCTCTGCATGCGCCGGCCATTTTCATCGACCGGGGCGTATTGTTCGACGGAACATGTAAGATGGCACCCCTGGATGAGGTCGATGTGCGAACGACTGCCGCGCCTGCGCCTCCGTCCACTCCTGCTCCACCGACCCCTGCCTCCCCGGCACCGCCGACCGGGAGGGAGTGA
- the tssI gene encoding type VI secretion system tip protein VgrG — translation MADYDFRFAWEGADGAPWSHLLVAQVRAREQISSLFRYELVVVAKPPAPEVDPTDLVGRHGTLRISTTTNPPCRVVHGVISEAEELYPVPEGMLMRVVLSPPLVRAAHRKRSRIFLEKSLRQIIEAVLETDKLYKQAPGMVVSPDDGTNPDFSAALARYSLRVADTTRLDDPTVRPYVVQYNETDLDFLSRLLEEEGISYHFENGLGISLLVLSDADGGRARLDPFDPCGSGIMGRDVSTMKIGARLRPKKVQLDDFDWRKPKLMLATNTVALADDLIEHHYPGGYQDAPVRGEPLAKFRQERYGVEAEYAVGHGKLRMLGAGSIFQLEHNKPRYEGEYLVTAIDITIEQSGVATIPGQPQNVPYEATFECVRRGKDGVSQESRYRPPRITPKPRIVGSQTAFVTAAPGTKGVEIHVGGPQDGEIGCVRLRFHWDRDSERHKSEPTSCWVRVSQTFTGAGLGAVWHPRVDSEVVVEYIDGDPDRPIITGRVYNGANLPPAPSVGSPTISTFKSLSSPGGQGYNEFMFDDAAGAELVRIHAARDWNSEVVHDRNESVGNNSSSSVKNNRTETTGVNRSTTVGSNNTEIVGASESISIGQNQSTSVGVNQALSVGVNQSTVVGANQITTVGANQTVSVGANQTTSIGASHTVSVAAAQTISVGASQTETIGASHTMSVGGADTVSVGGAQTISVGGAQTMSVGGAQTLTAGGTQTLTAPNQVLDAGGSVTISGGAAITATAPFTAITGDGMLTLTGATTIMTGGSITVRGGTIAINGGAVSINGSPVTVNGGPSVDVSAGVIKLN, via the coding sequence ATGGCTGACTACGATTTCCGCTTTGCTTGGGAAGGCGCCGATGGAGCGCCGTGGTCGCATTTGCTCGTGGCTCAGGTTCGTGCGCGTGAGCAAATCTCGTCGCTGTTTCGTTACGAGCTCGTGGTCGTGGCCAAACCTCCGGCCCCCGAAGTCGATCCGACCGATCTCGTCGGACGCCACGGCACGTTGCGCATCAGTACCACGACAAACCCTCCGTGCCGCGTGGTTCATGGCGTCATTTCGGAAGCCGAGGAGCTGTATCCGGTGCCCGAAGGCATGCTCATGCGCGTGGTGCTTTCTCCACCGCTCGTCCGAGCTGCTCATCGCAAGCGATCGCGGATTTTCCTCGAGAAGTCGCTCCGTCAAATCATCGAAGCGGTGCTCGAGACCGACAAGCTCTACAAGCAAGCTCCGGGTATGGTGGTGTCGCCGGATGACGGGACAAACCCTGATTTCTCTGCGGCTCTCGCGCGCTACTCGCTGCGCGTTGCCGACACGACGCGACTCGACGACCCCACCGTTCGTCCGTACGTCGTGCAGTACAACGAGACCGATCTGGATTTTCTTTCGCGGCTCCTCGAAGAAGAAGGCATTTCGTATCATTTCGAGAACGGCCTTGGCATAAGCCTGCTCGTGCTCAGTGATGCCGACGGCGGCCGCGCGCGTCTCGATCCGTTCGATCCGTGCGGCTCCGGCATCATGGGGCGCGATGTGTCGACCATGAAGATCGGAGCGCGGCTTCGTCCGAAGAAGGTTCAGCTCGACGATTTCGATTGGCGCAAGCCGAAGCTCATGCTCGCCACGAACACCGTGGCGCTCGCGGACGACCTCATCGAGCATCACTATCCGGGCGGCTACCAAGATGCGCCCGTTCGCGGCGAGCCGCTCGCGAAGTTCCGGCAGGAACGCTACGGCGTCGAGGCCGAATACGCGGTTGGTCACGGCAAACTCCGGATGCTCGGGGCCGGATCGATCTTCCAGCTCGAGCACAACAAGCCGCGTTACGAAGGCGAGTATCTCGTGACGGCGATCGACATCACGATCGAACAGTCAGGCGTCGCGACGATCCCCGGACAGCCGCAAAACGTGCCGTACGAAGCGACATTCGAATGCGTTCGCCGCGGCAAGGACGGCGTGTCGCAAGAGAGTCGGTACCGGCCGCCGCGCATCACACCGAAGCCGCGAATCGTTGGATCTCAAACGGCTTTCGTCACGGCCGCTCCGGGCACCAAGGGCGTCGAGATCCACGTTGGAGGTCCGCAAGATGGCGAGATCGGCTGCGTGCGTTTGCGTTTCCACTGGGATCGCGACAGCGAGCGCCACAAGAGCGAACCCACTTCTTGCTGGGTTCGTGTGAGCCAAACCTTTACCGGCGCGGGCCTCGGAGCCGTATGGCATCCGCGCGTCGATTCCGAGGTGGTCGTCGAGTACATCGATGGCGATCCCGATCGTCCCATCATCACGGGGCGCGTCTACAACGGTGCCAATCTTCCTCCCGCGCCATCCGTTGGTTCTCCAACGATCAGCACGTTCAAGAGTTTGTCGAGTCCTGGTGGCCAGGGCTATAACGAGTTCATGTTCGACGACGCCGCGGGCGCCGAGCTCGTGCGCATTCACGCCGCGCGCGATTGGAACAGCGAAGTCGTTCACGATCGTAATGAATCGGTCGGCAACAACTCGAGCTCGAGTGTGAAAAACAACCGGACGGAAACGACCGGCGTCAATCGCTCGACCACCGTCGGCTCGAACAACACGGAAATCGTCGGCGCGAGCGAATCGATTTCGATTGGGCAGAACCAATCGACGTCCGTGGGCGTGAACCAGGCCCTGAGCGTCGGGGTCAATCAGAGCACGGTTGTCGGGGCAAACCAGATCACGACAGTGGGGGCAAACCAGACGGTGAGCGTCGGGGCAAACCAAACGACGTCGATCGGCGCATCGCACACGGTTTCAGTCGCTGCTGCACAAACGATTTCCGTCGGCGCATCGCAGACGGAAACGATTGGCGCATCGCACACGATGAGCGTTGGTGGTGCCGACACGGTCAGCGTCGGCGGCGCGCAAACCATCAGCGTGGGTGGAGCACAAACGATGAGCGTTGGCGGCGCGCAAACGCTCACGGCAGGCGGAACGCAAACGCTCACGGCGCCGAATCAAGTGCTCGATGCAGGTGGTTCGGTCACGATTTCCGGCGGCGCCGCGATTACCGCGACGGCACCGTTCACGGCCATTACGGGCGACGGAATGCTGACGCTCACGGGCGCAACGACGATCATGACGGGCGGGTCGATCACCGTCCGTGGTGGCACCATTGCCATCAACGGCGGCGCCGTTTCGATCAACGGCAGTCCCGTCACGGTCAACGGCGGCCCGAGCGTCGACGTATCGGCTGGCGTCATCAAGCTGAATTAG
- the clsB gene encoding cardiolipin synthase ClsB, whose protein sequence is MIVGFHRLRLLKDGAQAFPAMLDAISRAKSTICLETYILEDDRVGNRFSDALIERARAGVEVNLLFDTWGSSVSDGYVNRLRENGVRVLPFRPVLHALQDVKLVQQVSRRNHRKSLIIDSRLAFTGGINISSDYAPREEGGAGFRDTHIEFEGPAALELQYFFLRTWKKANGAPIDESRYGRDGRRPDPHVHIVTNDMHRGRVSIRRSYRQAFHGAKQKIYITNAYFLPTLRMLRALCDAAERGVDVRVMVAGTTDVTAVKLATRTIYGRMLRAGIRLYEWHGRVLHAKTAVVDGRWATVGSSNLDQQSLRLNMEANAIIDDCRFASAVEAMFFEDLAHCEEITLKSWQKRPAWERAASWAAYLFRDWL, encoded by the coding sequence TTGATCGTCGGGTTTCACCGCTTGCGACTGCTCAAGGATGGTGCGCAAGCCTTTCCGGCGATGCTGGATGCCATTTCGCGCGCAAAGTCCACGATATGCCTCGAAACGTACATCTTGGAAGACGACCGCGTGGGCAATCGTTTTTCCGATGCATTGATCGAACGTGCGCGAGCGGGCGTCGAGGTCAATTTGCTTTTTGATACGTGGGGTTCGTCCGTATCCGACGGATATGTCAACAGATTGCGCGAAAATGGTGTGCGTGTTTTGCCATTTCGGCCCGTTCTGCATGCGCTTCAGGACGTGAAGCTCGTACAGCAAGTATCCCGCAGAAATCACAGGAAATCGCTCATCATCGATTCTCGATTGGCCTTCACGGGCGGGATCAACATTTCTAGCGATTATGCACCTCGGGAAGAGGGAGGCGCGGGGTTTCGCGACACGCACATCGAATTCGAGGGTCCCGCGGCGCTCGAATTGCAATACTTCTTTTTGCGCACGTGGAAAAAAGCCAATGGAGCGCCCATTGACGAATCTAGGTACGGGCGCGATGGGCGGCGCCCCGATCCGCACGTACACATCGTCACGAACGACATGCATCGTGGTCGGGTGAGCATTCGTCGTTCGTATCGACAAGCGTTTCACGGGGCGAAGCAAAAAATTTACATTACCAATGCCTATTTCCTCCCGACGCTGCGTATGCTGCGGGCACTTTGCGATGCAGCAGAACGCGGCGTGGACGTACGCGTCATGGTCGCTGGAACGACGGACGTGACCGCCGTGAAGCTCGCGACGCGCACCATTTATGGCCGGATGCTGCGCGCGGGCATCCGCCTCTACGAATGGCACGGTCGCGTGCTACACGCAAAAACAGCGGTGGTCGATGGCCGATGGGCAACGGTTGGTTCGAGCAATCTCGATCAGCAATCGTTGCGTCTGAACATGGAAGCAAACGCCATCATCGACGATTGTCGCTTTGCGAGCGCCGTGGAAGCCATGTTTTTCGAAGATCTTGCGCATTGCGAAGAAATTACGTTGAAAAGTTGGCAAAAGCGCCCTGCGTGGGAACGTGCCGCATCGTGGGCAGCCTACCTGTTCCGCGACTGGCTCTAA
- a CDS encoding DUF2169 domain-containing protein, translated as MVRSFEQKVALVRQADTTFALAGVVKRTYSFAALARSRLELADVQVPLREVPLMDITGPTELQDDTDLLPQKVATDVVVMGHAHAPSGAKETFVSVAVGKMARRLSVIGPRRVEVGPDGTVRFTPTESFTRVPLSPRVAYGGYDVWAQERLDPVPRGLAASVPKPLTGLYAYPRNHLGVGWFVDVDRFRADGAALPQIEDPSDPVLPDRLFVPTVKQWIDAPISASMGWVNHRNYPRMHRMVGSMVPHAPPERPIREASFADGKDLLESWTPNGAGVHPRAFSGAAPGLAVELLRGNELVILENLHETAPRIEFTLPNEWPMMTMKPPDVKALELTPVMQTVRIEPDEQRISLTYCAVIPLMAPALRSFIERVELGVVWKKR; from the coding sequence ATGGTGCGATCATTCGAGCAAAAAGTAGCGCTCGTCAGGCAGGCCGACACGACGTTTGCCCTTGCAGGCGTGGTAAAACGGACCTACTCGTTCGCGGCGTTGGCGCGCTCGCGCCTCGAGCTTGCCGATGTGCAGGTGCCGCTTCGTGAAGTGCCGCTGATGGACATCACGGGCCCGACGGAGCTACAGGACGATACGGATCTACTTCCGCAGAAGGTTGCAACCGATGTGGTCGTGATGGGCCATGCGCACGCGCCTTCTGGAGCAAAGGAGACGTTCGTATCGGTCGCCGTGGGGAAGATGGCGCGGCGCTTGTCGGTCATCGGGCCGCGGCGTGTCGAGGTTGGTCCTGATGGAACCGTGCGCTTTACGCCGACCGAATCGTTCACGCGTGTTCCGCTGTCGCCGCGCGTCGCGTACGGTGGTTACGACGTGTGGGCGCAAGAGCGGCTCGACCCGGTGCCGCGAGGTCTTGCGGCGAGCGTCCCGAAGCCGCTGACTGGGCTCTATGCATATCCGCGCAACCACTTGGGCGTGGGTTGGTTTGTCGATGTGGATCGATTTCGAGCCGATGGGGCGGCATTGCCACAAATCGAGGATCCGAGCGATCCGGTTTTGCCGGACAGACTGTTCGTTCCGACGGTGAAACAATGGATTGACGCACCGATATCGGCGTCGATGGGGTGGGTCAATCATCGCAACTACCCGCGCATGCATCGGATGGTGGGATCGATGGTGCCGCATGCGCCGCCGGAAAGGCCCATTCGCGAGGCGAGCTTTGCGGATGGAAAGGACCTCTTGGAATCGTGGACGCCAAATGGTGCGGGCGTTCATCCGCGTGCGTTTTCGGGAGCGGCCCCGGGGCTCGCGGTGGAGCTCTTGCGCGGCAATGAATTGGTGATTCTGGAGAATTTGCACGAAACGGCACCGAGAATCGAATTCACGCTGCCGAATGAATGGCCGATGATGACGATGAAGCCGCCGGACGTGAAAGCGTTGGAACTAACGCCCGTGATGCAAACGGTGCGCATCGAGCCGGACGAGCAGCGCATATCGCTGACGTATTGCGCAGTGATTCCCCTGATGGCCCCGGCGCTGCGAAGTTTCATCGAGCGCGTGGAATTGGGCGTCGTGTGGAAGAAGCGGTGA
- a CDS encoding nucleotidyltransferase family protein codes for MARRLAEQSVSDDQAGLTRPKHLPLREAPDEPYEHRLNEDLGWALKQGSLHFEEKSAVHESLRRIARRLDELGIPYAIAGGMALFMHGYQRMTVDVDILVSKEDIKRIHEALEGRGYLPPFERSKNLRDTENKVRIEFLLSGGYPGDGKPKPVVFPEPSQVSIDLDGIRVLQLPTLVELKLASGMTSPDRLKDLTDVQELIKLLGLSSDFAHQLNPYVREKYQELWSSVRGAVRRYILLWRNKWLTADAKTLPEMIASLKEAAERLEAMLTDGVVLDPKGGTEDDYAYLVTTDPDVARKYDMHDESEMMPEEE; via the coding sequence ATGGCGCGACGACTCGCAGAGCAGTCGGTTTCCGATGATCAGGCAGGGCTTACGCGTCCGAAGCATCTGCCTCTTCGTGAAGCGCCGGACGAGCCATATGAGCATCGGCTCAATGAAGATTTGGGGTGGGCATTGAAGCAGGGGAGTCTACACTTCGAGGAAAAGAGTGCGGTCCATGAATCGCTTCGCCGGATTGCGAGGCGTTTGGATGAGTTGGGAATTCCGTACGCAATTGCCGGTGGAATGGCATTATTCATGCACGGTTACCAGCGCATGACGGTGGATGTCGACATCCTCGTTTCGAAGGAAGACATCAAGCGAATTCATGAAGCACTCGAGGGGCGTGGCTATCTTCCTCCGTTCGAGCGCAGTAAGAATTTGCGAGATACCGAGAATAAAGTTCGTATCGAATTCCTGCTGAGCGGTGGTTATCCTGGGGACGGCAAACCCAAGCCCGTCGTGTTTCCGGAACCATCCCAGGTATCGATCGACCTAGATGGAATTCGAGTCCTGCAATTGCCGACGCTCGTCGAATTGAAGTTGGCATCGGGCATGACCAGTCCTGATCGGTTGAAGGACCTCACCGACGTGCAAGAACTCATCAAGCTTCTAGGCTTGTCTTCCGATTTTGCCCATCAGCTCAATCCGTATGTTCGCGAGAAGTATCAAGAGCTTTGGAGCAGCGTTCGCGGCGCAGTAAGGCGTTACATATTGCTTTGGCGCAACAAGTGGCTCACGGCTGATGCGAAGACGCTACCAGAAATGATCGCGAGCTTGAAAGAAGCGGCGGAGAGATTGGAAGCAATGTTGACGGATGGCGTCGTGCTCGATCCAAAAGGGGGCACCGAAGACGATTATGCGTATCTCGTGACAACGGATCCTGACGTCGCACGCAAGTACGACATGCATGACGAGAGCGAGATGATGCCGGAAGAAGAATGA
- a CDS encoding DUF2169 domain-containing protein: MEVLSLCPFRAGALTWQSAPNAWSLTVVVKATFTIVVGGEATVAPVQAPVTAFADDSDAAIEDLSPLKPRVDVLVLRGANEDTATVEVSSCVMPARGPIPPYAPARRLLLREAGLAWAAAVLRGEAIAAGPAPEGFDFSFFHVAQREQRIDLLRPGSPLVLSDVLPGHARAETILPQRKPQAFRIHPQSGKASEIILRCDTLCIDAPRGLLILTFRGIADVDAQDGASAGTIVVAAHSAGKKIRADRIERFLRNGEPIEGESNDGRHPLEMRYDTVLAAPKGDTMALPEMDAAASGGYPAAPANQSESSILRALPFQAPAPDAPLPAIPPAPLRVPGGGRRLGTLSAPMEQSRGPDMPFQGKLPPPVEERYLPPPPPEGVFPPPPAMLPVAPPPEPPPPIMPPAMLGAPFAQDEKTADLPPGHAQSDTNIEETTVDLPPQAAAAGFGADAARPTAAEAAKPAPVAGSLAGKTLAAAPKPAVAAPSAPKPIATLGGAKTGAPLGAAPIAPKPVVTAKPATLGPAAPKPIAPKPVAPKAPIRVPAPLGPKLKADAPAKPASPAATAADKKPASPGLAKPIGQAKPAPVALRPAAPNIVKPAAASSTAAASASAPAAPAPAAAAPAASPEPEEKFDASAAMTIEQCAALEAELRHRAPSRNALLEKNGLSDEKWSAVQKHWSESIKRETERGQRKLLVTYDAAYVAVQEKLGVKVGLDTHARLQVAAERGTTAEVLKELGLEPADQMRLGRVWTQRLADDPARMRELAAAIEAARSA, encoded by the coding sequence GTGGAAGTCTTGTCGCTATGTCCCTTTCGTGCCGGTGCGCTCACGTGGCAGTCGGCGCCGAACGCGTGGTCGTTGACGGTCGTCGTCAAGGCAACCTTCACGATTGTCGTTGGAGGCGAAGCGACGGTCGCGCCCGTGCAGGCGCCAGTCACAGCGTTTGCCGACGATTCGGATGCAGCCATCGAAGACTTGTCGCCGCTCAAGCCTCGTGTCGATGTGCTCGTGCTTCGAGGTGCCAATGAGGACACGGCGACCGTGGAGGTATCGTCGTGCGTGATGCCTGCGCGAGGTCCCATTCCGCCCTATGCGCCGGCGCGGCGATTGCTTTTGCGTGAAGCGGGGCTCGCGTGGGCCGCAGCAGTGCTTCGTGGCGAAGCCATTGCAGCGGGGCCGGCTCCCGAAGGATTCGATTTCAGTTTCTTCCACGTGGCGCAGCGCGAGCAACGGATCGACCTCTTGCGACCAGGCTCGCCGCTCGTGCTCAGTGACGTTTTGCCCGGTCACGCGCGCGCCGAGACGATCTTGCCGCAGCGAAAACCTCAGGCATTTCGTATTCATCCACAATCTGGAAAAGCGTCCGAAATCATTTTGCGTTGCGACACGTTGTGCATCGATGCGCCGCGGGGACTCTTGATATTGACGTTCCGTGGCATCGCGGATGTCGACGCGCAAGACGGAGCCAGTGCGGGCACGATCGTCGTGGCAGCGCATTCGGCCGGTAAGAAAATCCGCGCCGATCGAATCGAACGATTTTTACGAAATGGCGAACCGATCGAAGGCGAATCGAACGACGGTAGGCATCCGCTCGAAATGCGTTACGACACGGTGCTCGCCGCGCCCAAAGGCGACACGATGGCTCTGCCCGAAATGGATGCTGCCGCTTCGGGCGGTTATCCTGCCGCACCTGCAAATCAAAGTGAATCGAGCATCCTACGCGCATTGCCTTTCCAAGCTCCAGCGCCCGATGCACCGCTTCCGGCAATTCCGCCCGCGCCATTGCGTGTTCCAGGCGGCGGTCGGCGATTGGGCACGCTGTCCGCGCCCATGGAGCAGTCGCGGGGTCCCGACATGCCGTTCCAGGGAAAACTGCCGCCACCCGTGGAGGAGCGGTATTTGCCTCCTCCGCCGCCGGAAGGCGTATTTCCGCCACCCCCAGCAATGCTTCCCGTTGCTCCACCCCCGGAACCTCCACCGCCGATAATGCCTCCGGCCATGCTCGGAGCGCCTTTTGCGCAGGATGAAAAAACGGCGGATCTGCCACCGGGGCATGCGCAATCCGACACGAACATCGAAGAAACGACGGTCGACTTGCCGCCTCAGGCGGCAGCCGCAGGTTTCGGCGCCGACGCGGCACGACCGACAGCGGCGGAAGCAGCGAAACCAGCGCCCGTCGCCGGAAGCTTGGCAGGAAAAACCCTGGCAGCAGCTCCAAAGCCGGCAGTTGCCGCGCCGAGCGCGCCGAAACCCATTGCAACGCTCGGAGGCGCCAAAACTGGCGCGCCGCTCGGGGCGGCTCCGATCGCACCGAAACCAGTGGTGACTGCCAAACCAGCCACGCTCGGGCCTGCCGCGCCCAAGCCAATCGCGCCCAAGCCAGTTGCGCCCAAGGCGCCCATTCGAGTGCCCGCGCCGCTCGGCCCCAAGCTCAAAGCGGACGCACCTGCCAAACCCGCATCTCCTGCAGCAACCGCGGCGGACAAGAAACCCGCGTCACCCGGCCTCGCCAAACCTATTGGCCAAGCCAAACCCGCCCCCGTCGCTTTGCGTCCCGCGGCTCCGAACATCGTCAAGCCGGCTGCTGCTTCATCGACAGCCGCTGCATCGGCCAGCGCCCCAGCCGCCCCGGCGCCGGCTGCTGCTGCACCAGCGGCATCGCCCGAACCCGAAGAAAAATTCGATGCATCAGCCGCGATGACCATCGAGCAATGCGCGGCGCTCGAGGCAGAATTGCGTCACCGAGCGCCTTCACGTAACGCTCTTTTGGAAAAAAATGGTTTGTCCGACGAAAAATGGTCCGCCGTTCAAAAGCATTGGTCGGAGTCGATCAAGCGCGAAACCGAACGCGGACAGCGCAAGCTTCTCGTGACGTACGATGCTGCCTACGTGGCCGTTCAGGAAAAACTCGGTGTGAAAGTGGGACTCGATACCCACGCACGCTTGCAGGTCGCTGCGGAACGCGGAACGACGGCCGAAGTGCTGAAGGAGCTTGGTTTGGAACCAGCGGATCAGATGCGATTGGGTAGGGTGTGGACGCAGCGGCTCGCGGATGATCCGGCGCGTATGCGTGAGCTTGCGGCAGCCATCGAAGCTGCCCGATCAGCTTGA
- a CDS encoding DUF2169 domain-containing protein: MNHTPLPSALVPCAEGGDDLTALVLAGVTFAITPVPEGKTLAGPTLRLSYVQKPLERGQARIEPADDIFIRQGVSVTASGFVYAPSGKATKADATISVGSETRRVRAFGPRVWRDGMFGALSATAPLPFDRVPMAWEAAYGGMLVRKTSMIERDGRQCLAPEFTTAYPFNADGLGFYLERHEAIEKPLPQLEHPDMPIKNWDDKPQPVCFAPYPMNGGLRTQVLNDGDKVDLNRMGRLTCRAAPWLIFPAIEPGTNIVLTGMRPKGETLAFVIPEVPVSVRAILGRALFRLKPRLDTVEIDAEAAEVRMVYRCSFRFGLVQHERREVFLEPSDHFPEVPNPPRAQAEASR; encoded by the coding sequence GTGAACCACACACCTCTGCCGAGCGCGCTCGTTCCATGCGCCGAAGGCGGTGACGATTTGACGGCCTTGGTGCTGGCAGGCGTCACGTTCGCGATCACCCCCGTTCCAGAAGGAAAAACTCTGGCGGGGCCGACGCTGCGCCTTTCGTACGTACAAAAGCCGCTCGAACGAGGGCAGGCGAGGATCGAGCCGGCCGACGACATCTTCATCCGACAAGGCGTTTCGGTGACCGCGTCGGGATTCGTGTACGCGCCATCGGGAAAAGCCACGAAAGCCGACGCAACGATCAGCGTGGGAAGCGAAACGCGTCGCGTTCGTGCTTTCGGTCCGCGCGTGTGGCGCGACGGCATGTTTGGAGCGCTCTCGGCAACCGCTCCCTTGCCCTTCGATCGCGTGCCGATGGCTTGGGAAGCCGCGTATGGCGGAATGTTGGTACGCAAAACATCGATGATCGAACGTGACGGGCGTCAATGCCTCGCGCCCGAGTTCACGACGGCGTATCCGTTCAACGCCGATGGCCTTGGGTTTTACCTGGAACGCCACGAAGCCATCGAGAAGCCGCTTCCGCAGCTAGAGCACCCCGACATGCCCATCAAAAATTGGGACGACAAACCGCAGCCCGTGTGCTTCGCACCGTACCCGATGAACGGCGGACTGCGCACGCAGGTGCTGAACGACGGCGACAAAGTGGACCTCAACCGCATGGGACGGCTGACGTGTCGAGCGGCCCCGTGGCTCATTTTTCCAGCGATCGAGCCGGGAACGAACATCGTCTTGACGGGCATGCGACCGAAAGGCGAAACGCTCGCGTTCGTCATTCCAGAAGTGCCCGTGAGCGTTCGCGCGATCCTCGGACGAGCGCTCTTTCGACTGAAGCCGCGTCTCGACACGGTCGAAATCGACGCCGAAGCTGCCGAAGTGCGGATGGTGTATCGCTGTAGCTTCCGCTTCGGCCTCGTGCAGCACGAACGACGCGAAGTCTTTCTCGAACCAAGTGATCATTTTCCCGAAGTGCCGAATCCGCCGCGCGCGCAGGCAGAAGCATCGAGGTAA